From a single Rutidosis leptorrhynchoides isolate AG116_Rl617_1_P2 chromosome 5, CSIRO_AGI_Rlap_v1, whole genome shotgun sequence genomic region:
- the LOC139847478 gene encoding uncharacterized protein encodes MDDTVSIEPVDRSEVRSDNLSEKRPLENGFDNELGHKKARTDVKLVTDVKKVAEIVLVLATMGKMRGGRKPSAVEVEMMCEARAKLVDVCKEFAPKDIFPREVFGSVIEDLGLNRLREQKLGIQTPKLSISEKLQLTKHKMEKSEVFPLHSNVYTPPRLQSSVSGPTESRGTVRIFPSDKTNHAPVSSNQANSRTLPYQLPTSEIRPGVHGRDSSSSVPRAERPHVKVDGGANGSYGGANATSAGAHMTGKTPTWSRQPQSAFFNKAGSDKVPAHSSITTQATPGIMNANQHRMNTVQAPSTSDTHSEVSKIVQNLLHPHVVDHPTWSPPSRDYMNKALTCQMCRATITEVDNVLVCDACERGYHLRCLQCNPKSIPRGEWQEWHCAKCLAISNGKPLPPKYGRVMRNISTQKLSSNSVTVQPSLDKKQQSSDVNVNPQIVSKSENSVSQNDSKKTEVQANENREACVSSIINKSNEEKFASLSETQPGNNNSDNGEKVNSNNSLSSNVAEVSHSGKSLEFGANGDDTVKASELCSVASEHETPSSSSMHEVEWVGGVLKEIEGKTYYQSCCINGTVYKLEDYALFTFPGNKHLPNKLQAMWEDGKTKKKWVSVTRCYFPDDLPDGVGRPCAPENNEVYESNHESILEAGLVHGPCEVLPPSKFSEESAVQTRLRARGSTRPKQLFLCKWFYDETKRLFRDVTC; translated from the exons ATGGACGATACGGTTTCAATTGAACCGGTTGATCGATCGGAGGTGCGATCTGATAATTTGAGCGAGAAGAGACCGTTGGAGAATGGATTTGATAACGAATTAGGTCATAAGAAGGCTAGAACGGATGTGAAATTAGTGACTGATGTGAAGAAAGTGGCTGAGATTGTGTTGGTGCTAGCTACTATGGGGAAGATGAGAGGTGGTAGGAAACCTAGTGCAGTTGAGGTGGAGATGATGTGTGAAGCTAGGGCAAAAttggttgatgtttgtaaagaatTTGCTCCTAAAGATATATTTCCTAGGGAGGTTTTTGGGAGCGTTATTGAAGATCTTGGGTTGAATAGATTAAGGGAACAGAAGTTGGGGATTCAGACTCCGAAACTGTCAATTTCTGAGAAATTGCAGCTTACAAAACACAAG ATGGAAAAGTCAGAGGTATTTCCATTGCATTCGAATGTTTATACGCCTCCTCGGCTACAATCAAGTGTAAGTGGGCCCACTGAAAGCCGTGGGACTGTTAGGATATTTCCATCAGATAAAACAAATCATGCCCCTGTTTCTTCAAATCAAGCCAATTCACGAACTTTACCTTATCAGTTGCCCACTAGTGAAATAAGGCCAGGGGTACATGGAAGGGATTCTTCATCATCAGTTCCTCGGGCTGAAAGACCACATGTCAAAGTTGACGGAGGAGCAAATGGTTCTTATGGAGGAGCAAATG CAACTTCGGCTGGGGCCCACATGACTGGGAAAACTCCAACATGGTCAAGGCAGCCTCAGTCTGCTTTCTTTAACAAAGCTGGATCAGATAAGGTTCCTGCACATAGTTCTATTACCACCCAAGCGACACCTGGCATTATGAACGCTAATCAACACCGAATGAACACCGTTCAAGCTCCGTCTACTTCTGATACTCACAGTGAAGTTAGTAAAATTGTTCAAAATTTACTTCACCCGCATGTGGTAGATCATCCAACATGGAGTCCCCCTTCAAGAGACTACATGAACAAGGCATTGACTTGTCAAATGTGCAGGGCTACTATAACTGAGGTAGATAATGTACTTGTATGTGATGCTTGTGAAAGAGGGTATCACTTGAGATGTCTACAATGTAATCCAAAATCTATCCCTAGAGGCGAGTGGCAAGAATGGCATTGTGCAAAATGTTTGGCTATTAGCAATGGGAAACCTTTACCCCCTAAGTATGGACGTGTTATGAGAAACATAAGTACACAAAAGTTATCTTCCAATTCTGTTACTGTTCAACCTTCCTTAGACAAGAAACAACAATCATCAGATGTGAATGTTAATCCACAAATAGTGTCAAAAAGTGAAAACTCTGTTTCACAAAATGACAGTAAAAAGACAGAAGTTCAAGCTAATGAGAATCGAGAAGCTTGTGTAAGTAGCATCATTAACAAATCAAATGAAGAGAAGTTTGCATCTTTGTCAGAAACGCAGCCtggaaataataatagtgataatggtGAAAAAGTAAATTCAAACAATAGCCTTTCATCTAATGTTGCAGAAGTTTCTCATAGTGGGAAAAGTTTAGAATTTGGTGCTAATGGTGATGATACTGTTAAAGCAAGTGAACTATGTAGTGTGGCTAGCGAGCATGAGACTCCTTCATCAAGTAGCATGCATGAAGTTGAATGGGTCGGGGGTGTTTTAAAAGAAATTGAAGGCAAAACGTACTATCAATCTTGCTGTATTAATGGAACTGTATATAAACTGGAGGATTATGCTCTTTTCACCTTTCCTGGAAACAAACATTTGCCTAATAAGTTACAG GCCATGTGGGAAGATGGAAAGACAAAAAAGAAGTGGGTCAGTGTCACTCGTTGCTACTTTCCTGATGATTTGCCTGATGGTGTTGGTCGCCCATGTGCCCCAGAAAACAATGAG GTTTATGAATCAAATCATGAAAGCATATTAGAAGCTGGCTTGGTTCATGGCCCTTGTGAAGTTCTTCCTCCAAGCAAATTCTCTGAAGAAAGTGCCGTGCAGACTCGTTTGAGGGCACGTGGCAGTACTAGACCAAAACAACTATTTCTTTGCAA ATGGTTCTACGATGAAACAAAACGTCTATTTCGAGATGTTACCTGCTAG